One stretch of Numenius arquata chromosome 8, bNumArq3.hap1.1, whole genome shotgun sequence DNA includes these proteins:
- the PDE12 gene encoding 2',5'-phosphodiesterase 12: MWRRLRSALRRLRRSPAALLAGGGRPPAAMERAVVRCVPSEPKLSLRFVLPDGSARHMQRDQAEPLGRALARIATNAAKGPTKAAKKSKKARAEGGPAGEAAGAAVPAVRLFSRDGEAVAEEVPNAAAWQDGAVLQIGEAQYRVERNPPALTELRLPRSLLAGFPVCPKVSAEFAAPQHCLFRWYRERRPAAGGGQAAGGDGPAWVEAAGDERVFTPSNELVGLRLKLQCTPGDGAQRYGPPREVESSGPVEAGPGACTFDSRHLYTKKVCGPGSIRAVSYNILADTYAQTEFSRTVLYPYCAPYALELDYRQNLLKKELAGYSADLICLQEVDKSVFMDSLVPALDAFGLEGLFKIKEKQHEGLATFYRRDKFSLLGQHDIAFSEALLSDPLHKELSDKLAKYPLVQEKVLQRSSVLQVSVLQSAADPSRKICVANTHLYWHPKGGNIRLIQIAVALSHIKHVACDLYPSIPVIFCGDFNSTPSSGTYSFINSGVIAEDHEDWVSNGEDERCNMPLSHPFKLFSACGEPAYTNYVGGFHGCLDYIFIDKNALEVEQVIPLPSHEEVTTHQALPSVSHPSDHIALICDLKWK; the protein is encoded by the exons ATGTGGCGCCGGCTGCGCTCCGCCCTTCGGAGACTCCGCCGCTCGCCCGCCGCCCTTctcgccgggggcggccgcccgcccgccgccatgGAGCGGGCCGTGGTGCGGTGCGTGCCCTCTGAGCCCAAGCTGAGCCTGCGGTTCGTGCTCCCCGACGGCAGCGCCAGGCACATGCAGCGAGACCAGGCGGAGCCGCTGGGCCGGGCGCTGGCCCGCATCGCCACCAACGCCGCCAAGGGCCCCACCAAGGCGGCGAAGAAGAGCAAGAAGGCGCGGGCAGAGGGCGGCCCGGCGGGCGaagcggcgggagcggcggtcCCGGCCGTGCGGCTCTTCTCCCGCGACGGGGAGGCAGTGGCCGAGGAGGTGCCTAACGCGGCGGCCTGGCAGGACGGCGCCGTGCTGCAGATCGGCGAGGCGCAGTACCGCGTGGAGCGCAACCCGCCGGCCCTCACCGAGCTTCGGCTGCCGCGGTCGCTGCTGGCCGGCTTCCCCGTCTGCCCCAAGGTGAGCGCCGAGTTCGCCGCCCCGCAGCACTGCCTCTTCCGCTGGTACCGCgagcggcggcccgccgccggcggcgggcaggcggcgggCGGCGACGGCCCGGCCTGGGTGGAGGCAGCGGGGGACGAGCGGGTCTTCACGCCCTCCAACGAGCTGGTGGGGCTGCGGCTGAAGCTGCAGTGTACGCCCGGGGACGGGGCGCAGCGCTACGGGCCGCCCCGGGAGGTGGAGAGCAGCGGCCCGGTGGAGGCCGGCCCCGGCGCCTGCACCTTCGACTCCCGGCACCTCTACACCAAGAAGGTCTGCGGGCCGGGCTCCATCCGCGCCGTCTCCTACAACATCTTGGCCGATACCTACGCCCAGACCGAGTTCTCCCGCACCGTGCTCTACCCCTACTGCGCCCCGTATGCCCTGGAGCTCGACTACCGGCAGAACCTGCTGAAAAAGGAGCTGGCAGGCTACAGCGCCGACCTCATCTGCCTGCAAGAAGTGGATAAGTCCGTCTTCATGGACAGCTTGGTTCCAGCCCTAGATGCTTTTGGACTTGAAGGGCTCTTCAAGATTAAGGAGAAGCAGCACGAAGGCCTAGCCACCTTCTACCGCAGGGACAAGTTCAGCCTCCTTGGCCAGCATGACATAGCTTTCAGCGAAGCCCTGCTCTCTGACCCACTGCACAAGGAGTTAAGTGATAAACTGGCCAAATACCCCTTGGTGcaggagaaggtgctgcagaggTCATCTGTGCTGCAG GTTTCAGTTCTTCAGTCTGCAGCTGATCCTTCCAGGAAGATTTGTGTAGCTAATACCCACCTATACTGGCACCCAAAAG gTGGGAACATCCGCCTTATCCAAATTGCTGTAGCCTTGTCTCACATCAAGCACGTAGCATGTGACTTGTATCCCAGCATACCAGTCATATTCTGTGGAGATTTTAATAGTACACCATCATCTGGAACTTACAGTTTTATTAACAGCGGTGTTATTGCTGAAGATCATGAAGACTGGGTCTCAAACGGTGAAGATGAACGGTGCAATATGCCTCTAAGCCATCCTTTCAAACTGTTCAGTGCTTGTGGAGAACCTGCTTATACAAACTATGTTGGTGGGTTTCACGGATGTCTGGACTACATTTTCATTGACAAAAATGCTCTAGAGGTTGAACAGGTCATTCCGTTGCCAAGTCATGAAGAAGTAACAACCCATCAGGCCTTGCCAAGCGTTTCACATCCTTCTGATCATATAGCACTAATATGTGACTTGAAGTGGAAATAG